The Diaphorobacter ruginosibacter genome contains a region encoding:
- the phbB gene encoding acetoacetyl-CoA reductase, producing MSQKVAYVTGGMGGIGTAICQRLHKDGFKVIAGCGPTRDHAKWLAEQKALGFTFYASVGNVGDWNSTVEAFTKAKAEHGTIDVLVNNAGITRDRMFVKMSREDWDAVIETNLNSMFNVTKQVVSDMVEKGWGRIVNISSVNGAKGQAGQTNYSAAKAGMHGFSMALAQELANKGVTVNTVSPGYIGTDMVKAIRPDVLEKIVGSVPVKRLGEPSEIASIISWLASEEGGYATGADFSVNGGLHMH from the coding sequence GTGAGTCAAAAAGTAGCATACGTGACCGGAGGGATGGGCGGCATCGGTACCGCGATCTGCCAACGCCTGCACAAGGACGGCTTCAAGGTGATCGCGGGCTGCGGCCCCACTCGCGACCATGCCAAGTGGCTGGCAGAACAAAAGGCGCTGGGCTTCACCTTCTACGCATCGGTCGGCAATGTGGGCGACTGGAACTCCACGGTCGAGGCCTTCACCAAGGCCAAGGCGGAGCATGGCACCATCGACGTGCTGGTGAACAACGCGGGTATCACGCGTGACCGCATGTTCGTGAAGATGTCCCGCGAAGACTGGGATGCCGTGATCGAAACCAACCTGAACTCCATGTTCAACGTCACCAAGCAGGTGGTGAGCGACATGGTCGAAAAGGGCTGGGGCCGCATCGTCAACATCAGCTCGGTCAATGGTGCCAAGGGCCAGGCGGGCCAGACCAACTACTCGGCTGCCAAGGCGGGCATGCATGGCTTCTCCATGGCGCTCGCGCAGGAGCTGGCCAACAAGGGTGTGACCGTGAACACGGTGAGCCCGGGCTACATCGGTACGGACATGGTCAAGGCCATTCGTCCTGATGTGCTCGAGAAGATCGTGGGCTCCGTACCAGTCAAGCGCCTGGGTGAGCCCAGTGAGATCGCCTCGATCATCTCCTGGCTTGCTTCCGAGGAGGGCGGCTACGCCACTGGTGCCGACTTCTCGGTCAACGGCGGCCTGCACATGCATTGA
- the rsxB gene encoding electron transport complex subunit RsxB, which translates to MPEQPDPLSALSNQQATSTANSLQGLAAVIDAALPQTQCTRCGYPDCATYARAIADGKASINQCPPGGDEGIARLARITGQPITTLNSDNGFEGPLTLAVIDENWCIGCTLCMKACPTDAIIGANKRMHTVMAEHCTGCELCIPVCPVDCISLENISGDATGWAAWSPALADHARQRYARHASRTRHGPALAPNARAAAVAAESLSRSLVPEAPAPNAQPAETPKVADPKQAIIAAALARARARRGA; encoded by the coding sequence ATGCCCGAGCAGCCAGATCCCTTGTCAGCCCTTTCCAATCAGCAAGCCACTTCCACGGCCAACTCCTTGCAGGGGTTGGCCGCTGTCATTGACGCCGCCCTGCCCCAGACGCAGTGCACCCGCTGCGGCTATCCCGATTGCGCCACCTACGCCCGGGCCATCGCCGACGGCAAGGCCTCCATCAACCAATGCCCGCCCGGCGGCGACGAGGGCATTGCGCGCCTGGCCCGCATCACCGGGCAGCCCATCACCACGCTCAATTCCGACAACGGTTTTGAAGGCCCGCTCACGCTCGCGGTGATCGACGAGAACTGGTGCATCGGCTGCACGCTGTGCATGAAGGCCTGCCCGACCGACGCGATCATCGGGGCCAACAAGCGCATGCACACCGTGATGGCCGAACACTGCACGGGCTGCGAGCTGTGCATTCCCGTGTGCCCTGTGGATTGCATCTCGCTGGAAAACATCAGCGGCGATGCCACCGGCTGGGCCGCATGGTCCCCGGCGCTGGCGGATCACGCACGCCAGCGCTATGCACGCCACGCCTCCCGCACTCGTCATGGGCCTGCGCTCGCACCCAACGCAAGGGCTGCTGCCGTCGCGGCGGAGTCGCTGTCGCGCAGCCTCGTGCCGGAGGCCCCGGCCCCGAATGCTCAGCCGGCGGAAACTCCGAAAGTCGCCGACCCGAAGCAGGCCATCATCGCGGCAGCCCTGGCGCGTGCACGTGCCCGGCGGGGTGCGTGA
- a CDS encoding ABC-F family ATP-binding cassette domain-containing protein — MITLRNVTLRRSARVLLDSTSVTINPGEKVGLVGRNGAGKSTLFALLNGSLHEDGGEFFMPAQWRMAQVEQNMPETSESATRFVLEGDSRLTELGEALARAETAGDGMVIAQAHSDLADAGVHDATARAQSLILGLGFQVAELEKPVNSFSGGWRMRLQLARALMCPSDILLLDEPTNHLDLDALVWLEAWLKRYPGTLVVISHDREFLDAVTDATLHIEHAKLTRYGGNYSKFEELRAQQLVLQQSAYERQQDKINHLQKFIDRFKAKASKAKQAQSRVKALERMEKIAPVLASADFTFEFKEPANLPNPMLAITDASFGYRNEDSGEETTILRHVNRSVLAGQRIGILGANGQGKSTLVKTIAREMAQLAGKVTEGKGLNIGYFAQQELDVLRPDDSPLAHMVRLAKDLGPDSKEPSREQDLRNYLGSFNFTGDMVGQAVGTMSGGEKARLVLAMIVWQRPNLLLLDEPTNHLDLATREALSMALNSFDGTVMLVSHDRALLRAVCDDFWLVGRGKVDPFDGDLDDYQRYLMEESRRLREEARLSQAQEASEQAATDGSRSGTQEASSTAGNVDPREQRRLAAQARQLVAEKTKPFRKELEQIDKRLPQLTAERGALEEKLSTQGLSGTDIAEAGKQLKQVNDSIDQLEERWLELSEQIESIQQEMGAVA, encoded by the coding sequence ATGATCACCCTTCGCAACGTCACCCTGCGCCGTAGCGCGCGCGTGCTGCTGGACAGCACCTCCGTCACCATCAATCCCGGCGAGAAAGTGGGCCTGGTCGGGCGCAACGGCGCCGGCAAGTCCACCCTGTTCGCATTGCTCAACGGCAGCCTGCACGAGGATGGCGGCGAATTCTTCATGCCCGCGCAGTGGCGCATGGCCCAGGTCGAGCAGAATATGCCCGAAACCAGCGAATCGGCCACCCGGTTCGTGCTGGAAGGCGATTCGCGCCTGACCGAGCTGGGCGAGGCGCTTGCCAGGGCCGAGACTGCCGGTGACGGCATGGTCATCGCACAGGCCCACTCCGATCTCGCGGATGCGGGCGTGCACGATGCCACCGCCCGTGCACAATCGCTGATCCTGGGACTGGGCTTTCAGGTCGCCGAGCTCGAAAAGCCGGTGAACAGCTTTTCCGGCGGCTGGCGCATGCGCCTGCAACTGGCGCGCGCGCTGATGTGCCCAAGCGACATCCTGCTGCTGGACGAGCCCACCAACCACCTGGATCTCGACGCACTGGTCTGGCTTGAAGCCTGGCTCAAGCGCTACCCTGGCACGCTGGTGGTCATCAGCCACGACCGCGAGTTCCTCGATGCGGTGACCGATGCCACCCTGCACATCGAGCACGCCAAGCTCACGCGCTACGGCGGCAACTACAGCAAGTTCGAGGAATTGCGCGCCCAGCAACTTGTGCTGCAGCAGTCCGCCTACGAGCGCCAGCAGGACAAGATCAACCACCTGCAGAAGTTCATCGACCGCTTCAAGGCCAAGGCCAGCAAGGCCAAGCAGGCCCAGAGCCGTGTCAAGGCCCTGGAGCGCATGGAGAAGATCGCCCCCGTGCTGGCCAGCGCGGATTTCACCTTCGAGTTCAAGGAACCCGCCAACCTGCCCAATCCCATGCTGGCGATCACCGATGCCAGCTTCGGCTATCGCAACGAGGACAGCGGCGAGGAAACCACCATCCTGCGCCATGTGAACCGATCGGTGCTGGCCGGCCAGCGCATCGGTATCCTGGGCGCGAACGGCCAGGGCAAGTCGACGCTGGTGAAGACCATCGCCCGCGAAATGGCCCAGCTCGCTGGCAAGGTCACCGAGGGCAAGGGCCTGAACATCGGTTATTTCGCGCAGCAGGAACTGGACGTGCTGCGCCCTGACGACTCCCCGCTTGCGCACATGGTCCGCCTTGCCAAGGACCTGGGGCCGGACTCGAAGGAGCCCTCGCGCGAGCAGGATCTGCGCAACTACCTGGGCAGCTTCAACTTCACCGGTGACATGGTCGGCCAGGCCGTCGGCACCATGAGCGGCGGCGAGAAGGCACGCCTGGTGCTGGCAATGATCGTGTGGCAGCGCCCCAACCTGCTGCTGCTCGACGAGCCAACGAATCACCTGGACCTCGCCACGCGCGAGGCGCTGTCGATGGCCCTCAACAGTTTCGACGGCACGGTCATGCTGGTCAGCCACGACCGTGCGCTGCTGCGCGCCGTCTGCGACGACTTCTGGCTGGTGGGTCGGGGCAAGGTCGACCCGTTCGACGGCGATCTCGATGACTATCAGCGCTACCTGATGGAAGAGTCGCGCCGCCTGCGCGAGGAAGCACGGCTCAGCCAGGCACAGGAAGCGTCCGAGCAGGCTGCTACCGATGGTTCCCGCAGCGGTACGCAGGAGGCATCGTCCACTGCTGGCAATGTCGACCCGCGCGAGCAACGCCGGCTGGCCGCCCAGGCCCGGCAACTGGTTGCTGAAAAGACCAAGCCGTTCCGCAAGGAGCTGGAGCAGATCGACAAGCGACTCCCGCAGCTGACCGCCGAGCGCGGCGCGCTTGAGGAAAAGCTCTCGACCCAGGGACTTTCAGGGACGGACATCGCCGAGGCGGGCAAGCAGCTCAAGCAGGTGAATGATTCCATCGACCAATTGGAAGAACGCTGGCTTGAGCTTTCTGAACAGATCGAATCCATCCAACAGGAGATGGGCGCGGTGGCTTGA
- the dapD gene encoding 2,3,4,5-tetrahydropyridine-2,6-dicarboxylate N-succinyltransferase — MTQQLQTLIDNAWEDRASMSPAAAPKEVVDAVEHVIAELNTGKLRVATREGVGQWTVHQWIKKAVLLSFRLKDNVLMQSGDLSFFDKVPTKFGGMTEAEIAATGVRVVPPAVARRGSFVAKGAILMPSYVNIGAYVDEGTMVDTWATVGSCAQVGKNVHLSGGVGLGGVLEPLQANPTIIEDNCFIGARSEVVEGVIVEENSVLGMGVYIGKSTPIFNRDTGETTYGRVPSGSVVISGSLPKTTKAGVAYSTYAAVIVKTVDAKTRSSTSLNDLLRD, encoded by the coding sequence ATGACTCAACAACTGCAAACCCTGATCGACAACGCCTGGGAAGACCGTGCCAGCATGTCTCCCGCCGCCGCTCCCAAGGAAGTGGTCGATGCCGTTGAGCACGTGATTGCCGAGCTGAACACCGGCAAGCTGCGTGTGGCCACCCGTGAAGGTGTAGGCCAGTGGACCGTGCACCAGTGGATCAAGAAGGCCGTGCTGCTGTCGTTCCGCCTGAAGGACAACGTGCTCATGCAGTCCGGTGACCTGAGCTTCTTTGACAAGGTGCCCACCAAGTTCGGCGGCATGACCGAGGCAGAGATCGCCGCCACCGGCGTGCGCGTGGTGCCTCCAGCCGTCGCTCGCCGCGGCAGCTTCGTGGCCAAGGGTGCCATCCTGATGCCTTCCTACGTCAACATCGGCGCCTACGTGGACGAAGGCACCATGGTCGATACATGGGCCACCGTTGGCTCGTGCGCACAGGTCGGCAAGAACGTGCACCTGTCGGGCGGCGTGGGCCTCGGCGGCGTGCTGGAGCCGCTGCAGGCCAACCCGACCATCATCGAGGACAACTGCTTCATCGGTGCACGCTCCGAAGTCGTGGAAGGCGTGATCGTCGAGGAAAACTCCGTGCTGGGCATGGGCGTGTACATCGGCAAGAGCACCCCCATCTTCAACCGCGACACCGGCGAGACCACCTACGGCCGCGTGCCTTCGGGCTCCGTGGTGATCAGCGGCAGCCTGCCCAAGACCACCAAGGCCGGCGTGGCCTACAGCACCTATGCCGCCGTCATCGTGAAGACCGTCGATGCCAAGACACGTTCGAGCACCAGCCTGAACGACCTGCTGCGCGACTGA
- a CDS encoding ferritin-like domain-containing protein, whose protein sequence is MDDIPFERIERRAIEGNEDLFYLLMSASFVETGSDTYAANLAEHYRDYPEIAAWLQERWESEELQHGAALRRYVEAVWPDFPWQEAYDSFFGEYSKLCTVEELHEDRHLEMVARCVVETGTTAYYHTLRELSDEPVLRELLGNIRNDEVGHFKHFLKYFKQLQETSPVSRAKIAGALYARLKELRESDSDVALRHVYAHRGRHFSESRHSFADIAQRAYQLVSTQLPADLAVRMLLKPLLLPPRIEGYLHAPIARFATRVMAP, encoded by the coding sequence GTGGATGACATCCCATTCGAGCGGATCGAGCGCCGGGCCATCGAGGGCAACGAGGATCTGTTCTATCTGCTGATGAGCGCATCCTTTGTCGAGACGGGGTCCGACACCTACGCGGCCAATCTGGCGGAGCACTATCGTGACTACCCCGAGATCGCGGCCTGGCTACAGGAGCGCTGGGAAAGCGAGGAGCTTCAGCATGGTGCCGCGCTCAGGCGCTACGTGGAGGCAGTCTGGCCGGACTTCCCGTGGCAGGAAGCCTATGACAGCTTCTTCGGCGAGTACTCCAAGCTCTGCACGGTGGAGGAGCTCCATGAGGATCGCCACCTCGAGATGGTGGCGCGCTGCGTCGTGGAAACCGGCACCACGGCCTACTACCATACGCTGCGGGAACTCAGCGATGAGCCGGTGTTGCGCGAGTTGCTGGGCAACATCCGCAATGACGAGGTGGGGCACTTCAAGCACTTCCTCAAGTACTTCAAGCAACTGCAGGAAACGTCGCCGGTGAGCCGCGCGAAGATCGCAGGCGCGCTATATGCCCGCCTCAAGGAGCTCAGGGAGAGTGATTCCGACGTGGCCCTGCGCCATGTGTATGCCCACAGGGGACGCCACTTTTCGGAGAGCCGGCATTCGTTTGCCGACATTGCGCAGCGCGCCTATCAGTTGGTCAGCACGCAACTGCCGGCCGACCTGGCGGTGCGCATGCTGCTCAAGCCGCTGCTGCTGCCCCCGCGCATCGAAGGCTACCTGCATGCACCGATCGCGCGTTTCGCCACACGCGTGATGGCCCCTTGA
- a CDS encoding PilT/PilU family type 4a pilus ATPase, whose product MGTMEKILRLMAEKKASDVYLSAYAPALIKINGECVPINSQTLSAEAPLNLLSEVVEPHRIEELQETGELNMGVPLEGIGRFRVSAMRQRGSYAVVIRFIPSDIPPIGSLSLPEVLSELIMEKRGLILVVGATGSGKSTTLASMIDHRNGLQTGHVLTVEDPVEYQFTNKRAIINQREIGADTNSLQTALKNALRQAPDVILIGEIRDRETMSAAIAYAQSGHLCLATLHGNNSYHALNRILSFYPVEVRPTMLGDLASALKAIISQRLVRTPAGARLPAVEVMLNTKLVADLIEKGDFSGVREAMEKSMAEGSQTFEEALASMILDNRIDRKEGLAYADSPTNLLWRLQNDFALASKAAQAQAETHQRLDDDQPSFTEIVLDVHPH is encoded by the coding sequence ATGGGCACGATGGAAAAGATTCTGCGACTCATGGCGGAGAAGAAGGCATCCGATGTGTATCTGTCGGCCTACGCGCCGGCGCTCATCAAGATCAATGGCGAATGCGTGCCGATCAACAGCCAGACTCTTTCCGCCGAAGCGCCGCTGAACCTTCTGTCCGAAGTCGTTGAGCCTCACCGGATCGAAGAGCTGCAGGAAACCGGCGAGCTCAACATGGGCGTGCCGCTCGAAGGCATCGGGCGCTTCCGCGTGAGCGCCATGCGCCAGCGAGGCAGCTATGCGGTGGTGATCCGCTTCATCCCGAGCGACATTCCCCCGATCGGCTCGCTGAGCCTGCCCGAGGTGCTCTCCGAGCTCATCATGGAAAAACGCGGCCTGATCCTCGTGGTGGGCGCCACCGGCTCGGGCAAGAGCACCACGCTGGCCTCGATGATCGACCATCGCAACGGATTGCAGACCGGCCACGTGCTGACCGTGGAAGACCCGGTCGAGTACCAGTTCACCAACAAGCGCGCGATCATCAACCAACGCGAGATCGGAGCCGACACCAACTCGCTGCAGACCGCGCTGAAGAATGCGCTGCGCCAGGCACCCGATGTGATCCTGATCGGCGAAATCCGCGATCGCGAGACCATGTCGGCAGCGATCGCCTATGCGCAGTCGGGCCACCTGTGCCTTGCCACGCTGCACGGCAACAACAGTTACCACGCGCTCAACCGCATTCTGTCTTTCTACCCCGTGGAGGTGCGCCCGACGATGCTGGGCGATCTCGCCTCAGCGCTCAAGGCCATCATTTCGCAGCGCCTCGTGCGTACGCCGGCCGGCGCGCGCCTGCCCGCGGTCGAGGTGATGCTGAACACGAAGCTCGTGGCCGACCTGATCGAGAAGGGCGATTTTTCCGGCGTGCGCGAAGCCATGGAGAAATCCATGGCCGAAGGCTCGCAGACTTTCGAGGAAGCGTTGGCGAGCATGATTCTCGACAACCGGATCGACCGCAAGGAAGGTCTTGCCTACGCCGACTCTCCAACCAACCTGCTGTGGCGCCTGCAAAACGACTTTGCGCTGGCGTCCAAGGCGGCCCAGGCCCAGGCCGAGACGCACCAGCGCCTCGACGACGACCAGCCGTCATTCACCGAAATCGTGCTCGACGTGCATCCGCATTGA
- the prmB gene encoding 50S ribosomal protein L3 N(5)-glutamine methyltransferase: MSGQHPMTIGGLIDSAAARLEASGVAFGHGTATAYDEAAWLVLWKLGLPLDSLLDGEDPDSVAHQSVSDAQRAQVDTLIAERIATRKPAAYLTREAWLQGVPFYVDERAIVPRSFIAELLADGSIDEWLSEKTRNVLDLCTGNGSLACLAAMAYPDVVVTGADISPDALEVARINVDRHGLQQRVTLVQSDGMSALPPGWDLVLCNPPYVNADSMGKLPEEYRAEPELALAGGQDGMDFIRDLFRDLPAKLHSDAVLVLEIGNEKPNFEAAFPSLPVFWLPTSSGDEQVLLVTQQALADWQAGC, encoded by the coding sequence ATGAGCGGGCAGCACCCCATGACGATCGGCGGGTTGATCGACAGCGCCGCGGCGCGGCTCGAAGCCTCTGGCGTGGCCTTCGGCCATGGCACGGCGACCGCATATGACGAAGCCGCATGGCTGGTATTGTGGAAGCTCGGCCTGCCCCTGGACAGCCTGCTGGACGGGGAGGATCCCGACAGCGTGGCCCACCAGTCCGTTTCCGACGCGCAGCGCGCACAGGTCGACACCCTGATCGCCGAGCGCATCGCCACGCGCAAGCCGGCCGCCTATCTCACGCGCGAAGCCTGGCTCCAAGGCGTCCCCTTCTACGTTGACGAACGCGCCATCGTGCCGCGCAGCTTCATCGCCGAGCTCCTGGCCGACGGCAGCATCGACGAGTGGCTCAGCGAGAAGACGCGCAACGTGCTCGACCTGTGTACCGGCAACGGAAGCCTGGCCTGCCTCGCGGCCATGGCCTATCCCGATGTGGTGGTGACGGGTGCCGACATCTCGCCCGATGCGCTGGAGGTGGCTCGCATCAATGTGGACAGGCACGGGCTGCAGCAGCGCGTGACGCTGGTGCAGAGCGACGGCATGAGCGCCCTGCCCCCGGGCTGGGATCTGGTGCTGTGCAATCCTCCCTATGTGAATGCGGACAGCATGGGCAAGCTGCCGGAAGAGTACCGCGCCGAGCCCGAACTCGCGCTGGCGGGTGGGCAGGACGGCATGGACTTCATCCGGGACCTGTTCCGCGATCTGCCCGCCAAGCTCCATTCCGATGCGGTGCTGGTGCTCGAGATCGGCAACGAGAAACCGAATTTCGAGGCGGCCTTCCCTAGCCTGCCTGTATTCTGGCTGCCAACAAGTTCGGGTGACGAACAGGTGCTGCTCGTCACGCAGCAGGCCCTGGCGGACTGGCAGGCAGGTTGCTGA
- the dapC gene encoding succinyldiaminopimelate transaminase — translation MNPLLSLLQPYPFERLRQLFAGVTPAPEYRAISLGIGEPKHPTPQLIKDALAGSMDGLAAYPATAGELPLREACAGWLERRYGVKVSPASQLLPVNGSREALFAFAQTIIDPSKPGATVVSPNPFYQIYEGAALLSGAQPYFAPSVAERNFAVDWDSVPEDVWQRTQLVFVCSPGNPTGAVMPLSEWEKLFALSDKYGFVIASDECYSEIYFRDEVPLGGLEAATKLGRTDFKRLMMFTSLSKRSNVPGMRSGFVAGDAELIKSFLLYRTYHGGAMSPTIQKASMAAWNDEQHVVENRAMYRQKFAEITPMLSRVMDVALPDASFYLWAKVPDSLGMSDTEFARALLAQYNVTVLPGSYLAREVNGSNPGAQRVRMALVAETAECREAAERIVKFVQSRN, via the coding sequence ATGAACCCCCTGCTCTCCCTTCTGCAGCCGTATCCGTTCGAGCGCCTGCGCCAACTCTTCGCGGGCGTGACTCCCGCACCCGAATATCGCGCGATCAGCCTGGGAATCGGTGAGCCCAAGCACCCTACGCCCCAGCTCATCAAGGATGCACTCGCCGGCAGCATGGATGGCCTTGCGGCCTACCCCGCCACGGCAGGCGAGCTGCCTCTGCGCGAGGCCTGTGCAGGCTGGCTCGAGCGCCGCTATGGCGTGAAGGTCAGCCCGGCCAGTCAGCTCCTGCCCGTGAATGGTTCGCGCGAGGCGCTGTTCGCGTTCGCGCAGACCATCATCGACCCAAGCAAGCCCGGTGCGACGGTCGTCAGCCCGAATCCGTTCTATCAGATCTATGAGGGCGCGGCGCTGCTTTCGGGCGCGCAGCCGTATTTCGCGCCCAGCGTGGCCGAGCGCAATTTCGCCGTCGACTGGGACAGCGTGCCCGAGGACGTCTGGCAGCGCACCCAGCTCGTCTTCGTCTGCTCGCCCGGCAATCCGACCGGCGCCGTCATGCCGCTGTCCGAGTGGGAGAAGTTGTTTGCGCTGTCCGACAAGTATGGTTTCGTGATTGCCTCGGACGAGTGCTACAGCGAGATCTATTTCCGCGATGAGGTGCCCCTGGGCGGCCTCGAGGCCGCCACGAAGCTCGGCCGCACCGACTTCAAGCGCCTGATGATGTTCACCAGCCTGTCCAAGCGCAGCAACGTGCCGGGCATGCGAAGCGGTTTCGTTGCGGGCGATGCGGAGTTGATCAAGTCCTTCCTCCTGTACCGCACCTACCACGGTGGCGCGATGAGCCCGACCATCCAGAAGGCCAGCATGGCGGCCTGGAACGACGAGCAGCACGTCGTCGAGAACCGTGCGATGTACCGGCAGAAGTTCGCGGAAATCACACCCATGCTCTCCCGGGTCATGGACGTGGCGCTGCCCGACGCCAGCTTCTACCTCTGGGCAAAAGTCCCGGATTCGCTCGGAATGAGCGACACCGAATTCGCAAGGGCCCTTCTGGCTCAATACAATGTGACCGTTTTGCCCGGCAGTTATCTCGCCAGAGAGGTTAACGGCAGCAATCCTGGCGCTCAACGCGTGCGCATGGCACTGGTGGCGGAAACCGCCGAATGCCGCGAGGCCGCCGAACGCATCGTGAAGTTCGTCCAATCCAGAAACTAA
- the dapE gene encoding succinyl-diaminopimelate desuccinylase, whose protein sequence is MSPTLLLSEQLISRPSVTPNDEGCLEMLAARLEPLGFVCERIDSGPDDFRVSNLWARRPASPAHAQARTLVFAGHTDVVPTGPLEQWSSPPFTPTYRNGRLYGRGASDMKTSIAAFVVAVEEFLAAHPDPSINLSLLLTSDEEGPSIDGTKVVVERLRERGEPLEWCIVGEPTSVEKTGDMIKNGRRGTLSGKLTVRGVQGHIAYPQLARNPIHQVVPALTELAAVQWDQGNAFFPPTSWQMSNIHGGTGATNIIPGSVVIDFNFRFSTESSAEDLKHRVHAILDRHGLEYDLTWTLGGQPFLTTPGELVHAVQAAIREVAGIETELSTTGGTSDGRFISQICRQVIELGPPNATIHKIDEFVAVADVEPLKNIYLRTLELLDQGNKDTA, encoded by the coding sequence ATGTCTCCCACCCTGCTTCTGAGCGAACAGCTCATCAGCCGCCCATCCGTCACCCCCAACGATGAAGGCTGCCTGGAAATGCTGGCCGCCCGCCTCGAGCCGCTCGGCTTCGTCTGCGAGCGCATCGACAGCGGTCCCGATGATTTCCGCGTCAGCAACCTGTGGGCCCGGCGCCCTGCATCTCCGGCACATGCGCAGGCTCGCACGCTGGTGTTTGCAGGCCACACCGACGTCGTGCCCACCGGCCCTCTCGAGCAGTGGAGCAGCCCGCCCTTCACGCCCACGTATCGCAACGGGCGCCTGTATGGCCGCGGCGCGAGCGACATGAAGACATCGATCGCCGCGTTCGTCGTGGCGGTCGAGGAATTTCTCGCTGCCCATCCCGATCCCTCGATCAACCTGTCGCTGCTTTTGACCAGCGACGAGGAAGGGCCGTCGATCGACGGCACCAAGGTGGTCGTGGAGCGCCTGCGCGAGCGCGGTGAGCCGCTTGAATGGTGCATCGTGGGCGAGCCCACCTCGGTCGAGAAGACCGGCGACATGATCAAGAACGGCCGGCGTGGCACGCTCTCCGGCAAGCTCACCGTGCGTGGCGTGCAGGGCCACATCGCCTATCCGCAGCTCGCGCGCAACCCGATCCACCAGGTGGTTCCGGCGCTCACCGAACTCGCCGCTGTCCAATGGGACCAGGGCAATGCCTTCTTCCCGCCGACGAGCTGGCAGATGAGCAACATTCACGGCGGCACGGGCGCGACCAACATCATTCCCGGTTCGGTCGTGATCGATTTCAACTTCCGCTTCAGCACCGAATCGTCGGCCGAGGACCTGAAGCACCGCGTACATGCCATCCTGGACCGCCATGGCCTCGAATATGACCTGACCTGGACCCTGGGCGGCCAGCCTTTCCTCACCACGCCGGGCGAACTGGTCCATGCGGTGCAGGCGGCCATCCGCGAAGTCGCCGGCATCGAGACCGAACTGTCGACCACGGGCGGCACCAGCGACGGACGCTTCATCTCCCAGATCTGCCGGCAGGTGATCGAACTCGGCCCCCCGAACGCCACCATCCACAAGATCGACGAGTTCGTGGCCGTGGCCGACGTGGAGCCGCTCAAGAACATCTACCTGCGCACGCTCGAGCTGCTCGACCAGGGCAACAAGGACACGGCATGA